Genomic segment of Pirellulales bacterium:
AACTCGACGATCAAGTCGCCCGGCTCGATGCCGGCCGCTTCGGCGGGCGAGCCGCGCAACACGCCGGCCACGAAGGCCCCTGCCCGGCCCTTCAATTGGAACTCTTTCGCCACTTCGGGCGGAATCTCCTGCAACTGCACTCCCAGCCAGCCGCGGGCCACTCGGCCTTGCTCTTTCAACCGCTCGTAAACGTCACGGGCGACTTCGCTGGGAATGGCGAAGCTGATGCCCTGATAGGCCTCGCCGATGATCGCGGTGGTGATGCCCACCAGCTCGCCGCGGACGTTCAACAGCGGGCCGCCGCTGTTGCCCGGATTCACCGCGGCGTCGGTCTGCAAGAAGTTCCGATAAATTCCGTGCTCCAGGCCGCGGCGTTGCGTGGCGCTGACGATGCCGCAGGTGACCGTGCGGTCGAGACCGTAAGGATTGCCGACGGCCAGCACCCAGTCGCCGACCTCCAGCTCGTGGCTGTCGCCCCAGGCCGCCGCCGTAAGGTTGAGGGCGTGAACGCGCAGCACGGCCAGATCGGTAAGCACGTCGTAGCCCACCACGTCAATCTCGTCATTCGCGACCGTCCGCCCATCGCTCATGTGTACCTGCACCAGACTGGCGTTCTGAATGACGTGAAAATTGGTCAGCACGTAGCCGTTCTCGGCGTCGATCACCACGCCCGAACCTTGCCCCCGCCGCTCGAAACGGCCGCGGCCAGGCGCAAACTGAAAGCCCCATTCGTCGCTGGAGGCGTTGCGGCCAAGCTGCACTTCTTGCGAGGTGTCGATGTGGACGACGCTCGGCTCAATCCGCCGGGCCACCAACCGGAAGGCCTTCGACGTATCGGAGAGCTTCACCAGCTCCGCCGAATCGCGAAGGCGGTCGAGCTCCTTCGTGGCCGCTTCGGCACGGGCACGAAGCTGGCCGCGCGTCATTGCATACTGCACCTGCTCCGCCAGGTGCGG
This window contains:
- a CDS encoding trypsin-like peptidase domain-containing protein → MMDDVSLPQPVRSASPDRRLLRLLWILAVLCLALVLPHLAEQVQYAMTRGQLRARAEAATKELDRLRDSAELVKLSDTSKAFRLVARRIEPSVVHIDTSQEVQLGRNASSDEWGFQFAPGRGRFERRGQGSGVVIDAENGYVLTNFHVIQNASLVQVHMSDGRTVANDEIDVVGYDVLTDLAVLRVHALNLTAAAWGDSHELEVGDWVLAVGNPYGLDRTVTCGIVSATQRRGLEHGIYRNFLQTDAAVNPGNSGGPLLNVRGELVGITTAIIGEAYQGISFAIPSEVARDVYERLKEQGRVARGWLGVQLQEIPPEVAKEFQLKGRAGAFVAGVLRGSPAEAAGIEPGDLIVEFNGQKIPSNMELPILVASTQPGTSVKVTALREGKERELSVKITERPEEVTPRQ